DNA from Aphis gossypii isolate Hap1 chromosome 3, ASM2018417v2, whole genome shotgun sequence:
TGGACTTTTAATAGGTATccttattcaaataaatatcaataatcacACAATACCTTGcaaaaaccattattattattgccgcCACCCATTGAacgatatactattatatttaaatacacgctaaataatatacataatcatataaatattctatagctACCTCTTATACTTAGGAAAatcatatacaaaaaatgtaattaaatttagactTCCTCGCCATTTATATTGAAAGACCCTTTATCATTCACACACCACCTGTACATTAGTGATTGAAAGACATTTCATGCCAAATGATAGTAATAATCACAAATAAATGTCTTCTTAATGTGTCCTACCGGTCTCCAGGATGTCGCATACTCTTAATAGACGCCCTACCATTAGGCTAACATATCCGTAATTAAAGAAGAATACATCAGTGAATAACCAATATTAATACCGAACGCACATTAAGCTTAATGTCGCAGGTATTGTCATGTCAATTAAATACCATTTCCCAAATCTTGTACTCACACCTATTCAAATTCGTCTTTATAAATTCTGAAAAGAGTCAAGAGTCCTCCAGTACGTGTTAAACCGTCGTATACGCTTCGTCTTCGAATATTTTCCagtgtttagtttttaaatattattttttcattttaaatatgtttaaatgcgAACAGTGCCCGTCGGTTTTCACACGTAAAGATAACTTGGTTGTCCACCAAAAAACTCATACCGGTATTCGTTTTCCATGTACTATATGTCAGTCAACATTTACATACAAAACCAGTCTCaccaaacatttgaaaaatgttcatggtatgtatacttatttatttttattaataatttatatctattattaatttatatctaatattttttccaaggCATCGCTCCGTCTTATAGCCAGCCTGCATCTCAACCAGTACGACAGAGTGTCATACAGTTCGCGCCTCGCATTGCTCCACAGATCCAGATTGCCCCTCAAATTTTCGTTCCCGATATCCAGGCCGGTCGCTCGAACATGGTGGCCGAAGACGAGATTTGCATGGCAGTTATGGATGAGTTTGAAAATGAGGACGAGATTTGCATGGCAGCAATGGAcgaatttgaaaatgaaaaagttcAAGACGATAATACaggttagttttatttttaatattttagatgggattaattttcaaagattcgtataaattttatttatatgctgATCAGATCATttgatagatttaatttttaacgatacataaaacttttatactattataggaaaattagtttttctttagatttattagggtttttttttttttgaagattcTTACACTACATGTGTAAATGGTAGACGGGTTTCCACTGCAAACACCACCTCGGTAGCTAGGATGAAAAAGGCTCGTATGGACATAGTTAAGACTCCTGGTTTCACAGAAATTTCTTCGTCTGCGAATCGAAAAATCGTGTGGtattatgtcaaaaatattaacaatgttcACAATTATCCCGACTTTCTCCGCTCGCTCATGCCTGagcttgaaaatgtattaaagacATGTCTGAAAAAACAcccgataaaatttaatttgaaactcGAGGCAGCATACAACCGGCCCAACGTACCAAACTCGTCGGAGAACCGGGCATTCAAGACTTCGGCGGTAGAACTTTTTCCGGATAGTGACATTAGTACGATCATTGAGAGAGCTTTTATAAAGTTGTCGAAGGAGGAGGAAGAATATAAATCACGCGGAAGTGGATTTACATTAGAAAGTATAGATGGGTTATtgctaagtatatataaatatacaccaATGTGCGGTTCATCGTACATATCGTTGCCGGCGTATATTGACAGGAAACGGGCCACCATCAACCCTCAAAACACAGATCAGGAATGTTTCAAGTGGGCGATTTTGGCGAGGCATGTGACGGGGCATGCGGTATACCGTATCGgtgaaaattatagaaatcacGAGGATAAGTACAATTTTGAAGGCATCACATTTCCCACACCTCTATCGGACATCGCtaaatttgagaaaaataatagaaatgtaTCTATTAATGTGTATGGGTTGGACAAAAAGTTCCAGCCACCACGTAAATATCCGACGTACGAGGTGTATCCGCTACGTGTCGTTGATGAGGAGAAAGCCAACCACTTTGATTTGTTGTTGGTGACGGACGACGAAAACTCACACTATgtgtatatttcaaatttttctcgGCTTATTAGATCGCAAAAGACTGGACATGAAGAGAGAGTAGTGTTTTGCAAGAAGTGTTTCACATCATTCGATGACAGGCGGCATAAATACAAGTTGAGCGGACGGGAGGCGTTAACTCAGCATAAGCTTATATGCGGTGCACATAAGCCAATATTACCGGTGATGCCGAAAGAAGGCGAGTGTCTGCGATTTGAAGCATGGAGAAACACTCAGAGACATCCTATAGTAATATATGCGGATTTTGAGACACTGCTAGTTAAGACGGACGAGGTGAAGGGAAAAAATACGAAGATTGTTCACAAACATGAGGCTATGAGCTATGGTCTCATTGTGAAGGCGAGCAATGACGTACCGGCAGAGCTATTAGCGAGATACGAGATACCAACGGaaccaatattatatcgaGGAAGTGAGAGTCGGCGTGATGTGGCGAGACATTTTGTTGAAACCGTGTCTGAAATAGCATTAAAGACAGAGAAATTATTGAAGACGAATATTCCGATAAATATGTCCGCAGACGACATACAAGTTCATGAAGCAGCGACGCACTGCAATCTATGCAAAATTGAGTTTACCCCACCTTCAGAGGTACTATATCGTAAGACAGCTGACCATTGCCATCTCACAGGAAAATACCGTCAAGCTCTCTGCAATGTATGCAACCAAAAACTACAAACACCCGTTTTTGTACCATGCTACTTCCATAACTTGTCCAACTATGACGCACATCTGATAGTCACAGAACTTGGTTATGACACCCAGACTATTAGAGTGATACCCAACAGtgaggaaaaatatatttcgtttACGAAATATGTGTCAAGTAAATTCCAAATCCGTTTCATAGACACTTTTAGATTCATGGCATCAGGACTATCAACTCTAGCTAAAAATCTTGTAACACCAGGTCTTGAAAACTTTCGTGAAACAGCTAAAGTGTTTACTGGAGACGATATGCCACTTGTAACTCGTAAGGGGGTGTACCCGTATGAGTACACGGATAGTTGGAGCAGGTTGGACGAGACGAGTTTACCGAGCAAGAGGAGTTTTTATAGCACGTTAAACGAGTCGGGAATAAAGGAGGAGGAATACACGCAtgcaaaatgaaataaattctatagagtaagttttttattatatttaaaaattattatacttaaaatatttatgatttatagggAAAGTGACCGTGAGCcagtgtatgtattttatcatctAGTACCACTCTTTTGTCATCATAACTGTTATAGGTCAGCTTCATGGTCTTTATCGTCATCAACTTGTGTTTGAATGAGCGAATAGATACATTCTCCTTATACGCCTCCACGCCAGCTTCTCCAAACAAACACTTAACATGATCTTCAAGAGTCATGTGGTTTTTAACCACATGCTGTCTGATACCCTTTGCCTTGATCTGCTCTCTCACCACATCCTCTTCTCCTGTATATATGTTGTACGCGTATGATTTTGCACGTAGTGCACAAAACTCTGTCATTATATGTCCTTTTGCTTCATCAGAGAAAAACCCGGGCACCTTCTTCCTAGCTGTAGTGTAGCACGGATGGATAGGAGGCAAGTCCGCCGTGTCTAATCTATCCATCAAGTTGGGATTCTCAATCAAGTCTTTGTAGAAATCATCGGTATTGATATGATACACTAGTgaatctagaaaaaaaaaatgatatattatatacatgagattagtttaagtatatttacctGTGTCAGTGTACATTAGCttgattttatctttataatgtTTCTTCATAACGTTGTAATGATAGTCATACATTTTGGTTTTAGATATGTCCAGCACAGCGAAtcctgtaaataataaataaaccaacCCTATGTACctgtaaaaataagaaaaaattttaaaattctgttaaaaatcttataaaatataagtatttactttttcaactATTAAGCCATTCTTAATCGCTTGTTGCAGGCtcctataatgtattatataatttttcttcttttcgAACGTCGCCATCAATTTTTTCACCTTTGACCCTAGCGGCACGCTGTTCTGAGGTAGGAAAGGGAGATCATTATGATGATCGTGCAAATTTCTCGGGTATGATATATCAACTTCGTATACTCGCCCTATGGGGGAGGTATCGTCCAGATCATCCAATCCATTCAATGTGGGTTCAACCCAGTTGAACCCAGCATAAGGCATGTATTGGGACATTGCCCATCCGTACAAGTtgttacctataaaaattaataagtatgaaatataataataataataataataataagatttgaaaaaatatacttacagtCCTGATATACAATCCATGATTTCTCCTTCGTTTCGTCATATCCCGGGGTCTTTATGTTATTCGCCTTCGCGTACCTCTTACTCGCTTGTACCAAGCCGCcacgtatacctatacaaaataagattattatcatatgtacattttttaaaaataatatactgaccATTCTCGAACATTAACAGCATGTCATAATCCGATAACATTTCAAGTTTCTGTCCTGTGAACTTCAGCATCGCGTCAAAACTTAAGCCGGGTGCAGTGAAATAGTGGGCGGCGTCCAGGTTGTATGTCTTTATGCACACATCACGAAAATTTTCAAAGACGTCCGCAAGCAGCAACACGtcgattttcaaatataagtcCGAATACTCGCCCAGCGTCTTGCAACCGAAGTGGTCCCAGACCTCCTTTGCATGCGTGTATTCCTCCTCCTTTATTCCCGACTCGTTTAACGTGCTATAAAAACTCCTCTTGCTCGGTAAACTCGTCTCGTCCAACCTGCTCCAACTATCCGTGTACTCATACGGGTACACCCCCTTACGAGTTACAAGTGGCATATCGTCTCCAGTAAACACTTTAGCTGTTTCACGAAAGTTTTCAAGACCTGGTGTTACAAGATTTTTAGCTAGAGTTGATAGTCCTGATGCCATGAATCTAAAAGTGTCTATGAAACGGATTTGGAATTTACTTGACACATATTTCGTaaacgaaatatatttttcctcaCTGTTGGGTATCACTCTAATAGTCTGGGTGTCATAACCAAGTTCTGTGACTATCAGATGTGCGTCATAGTTGGACAAGTTATGGAAGTAGCATGGTACAAAAACGGGTGTTTGTAGTTTTTGGTTGCATACATTGCAGAGAGCTTGACGGTATTTTCCTGTGAGATGGCAATGGTCAGCTGTCTTACGATATAGTACCTCTGAAGGTGGGGTAAACTCAATTTTGCATAGATTGCAGTGCGTCGCTGCTTCATGAACTTGTATGTCGTCTGCGGACATATTTATCGGAATATTCGTCTTCAATAATTTCTCTGTCTTTAATGCTATTTCAGACACGGTTTCAACAAAATGTCTCGCCACATCACGCCGACTCTCACTTCCtcgatataatattggttCCGTTGGTATCTCGTATCTCGCTAATAGCTCTGCCGGTACGTCATTGCTCGCCTTCACAATGAGACCATAGCTCATAGCCTCATGTTTGTGAACAATCTTCGTATTTTTTCCCTTCACCTCGTCCGTCTTAACTAGCAGTGTCTCAAAATCCGCATATATTACTATAGGATGTCTCTGAGTGTTTCTCCATGCTTCAAATCGCAGACACTCGCCTTCTTTCGGCATCACCGGTAATATTGGCTTATGTGCACCGCATATAAGCTTATGCTGAGTTAACGCCTCCCGTCCGCTCAACTTGTATTTATGCCGCCTGTCATCGAATGATGTGAAACACTTCTTGCAAAACACTACTCTCTCTTCATGTCCAGTCTTTTGCGATCTAATAAGCcgagaaaaatttgaaatatacacATAGTGTGAGTTTTCGTCGTCCGTCACCAACAACAAATCAAAGTGGTTGGCTTTCTCCTCATCAACGACACGTAGCGGATACACCT
Protein-coding regions in this window:
- the LOC114121333 gene encoding uncharacterized protein LOC114121333; its protein translation is MFKCEQCPSVFTRKDNLVVHQKTHTGIRFPCTICQSTFTYKTSLTKHLKNVHGIAPSYSQPASQPVRQSVIQFAPRIAPQIQIAPQIFVPDIQAGRSNMVAEDEICMAVMDEFENEDEICTTCVNGRRVSTANTTSVARMKKARMDIVKTPGFTEISSSANRKIVWYYVKNINNVHNYPDFLRSLMPELENVLKTCLKKHPIKFNLKLEAAYNRPNVPNSSENRAFKTSAVELFPDSDISTIIERAFIKLSKEEEEYKSRGSGFTLESIDGLLLSIYKYTPMCGSSYISLPAYIDRKRATINPQNTDQECFKWAILARHVTGHAVYRIGENYRNHEDKYNFEGITFPTPLSDIAKFEKNNRNVSINVYGLDKKFQPPRKYPTYEVYPLRVVDEEKANHFDLLLVTDDENSHYVYISNFSRLIRSQKTGHEERVVFCKKCFTSFDDRRHKYKLSGREALTQHKLICGAHKPILPVMPKEGECLRFEAWRNTQRHPIVIYADFETLLVKTDEVKGKNTKIVHKHEAMSYGLIVKASNDVPAELLARYEIPTEPILYRGSESRRDVARHFVETVSEIALKTEKLLKTNIPINMSADDIQVHEAATHCNLCKIEFTPPSEVLYRKTADHCHLTGKYRQALCNVCNQKLQTPVFVPCYFHNLSNYDAHLIVTELGYDTQTIRVIPNSEEKYISFTKYVSSKFQIRFIDTFRFMASGLSTLAKNLVTPGLENFRETAKVFTGDDMPLVTRKGVYPYEYTDSWSRLDETSLPSKRSFYSTLNESGIKEEEYTHAK
- the LOC126551070 gene encoding uncharacterized protein LOC126551070; the encoded protein is MYDYHYNVMKKHYKDKIKLMYTDTDSLVYHINTDDFYKDLIENPNLMDRLDTADLPPIHPCYTTARKKVPGFFSDEAKGHIMTEFCALRAKSYAYNIYTGEEDVVREQIKAKGIRQHVVKNHMTLEDHVKCLFGEAGVEAYKENVSIRSFKHKLMTIKTMKLTYNSYDDKRVVLDDKIHTLAHGHFPYKS
- the LOC126551071 gene encoding LOW QUALITY PROTEIN: uncharacterized protein LOC126551071 (The sequence of the model RefSeq protein was modified relative to this genomic sequence to represent the inferred CDS: inserted 1 base in 1 codon) translates to MPIIEGKLKLGEREARCTDKLLAIHWKDRRDVYMLTSMNTNEMVDTKKIDRKTGKKYLKPQSVVSYNKNMGAIDKTDMLLSSTECVRRTLKWYKKLFFHLIDMSMLNAYSMYKTVTEPTDDFTCKSSTESIKINTTSSNAYRTIIKYLKDAKAEFFTYQLKENKPYRIVIRNLHPTTPPDYIKEELENEGYQCPSVFTRKDNLVVHQKTHTGIRFPCTICQSTFTYKTSLTKHLKNVHGIAPSYSQPASQPVRQSVIQFAPRIAPQIQIAPQIFVPDIQAGRSNMVAEDEICMAVMDEFENEDEICTTCVNGRRVSTANTTSVARMKKARMDIVKTPGFTEISSSANRKIVWYYXQNINNVHNYPDFLRSLMPELENVLKTCLKKHPIKFNLKLEAAYNRPNVPNSSENRAFKTSAVELFPDSDISTIIERAFIKLSKEEEEYKSRGSGFTLESIDGLLLSIYKYTPMCGSSYISLPAYIDRKRATINPQNTDQECFKWAILARHVTGHAVYRIGENYRNHEDKYNFEGITFPTPLSDIAKFEKNNRNVSINVYGLDKKFQPPRKYPTYEVYPLRVVDEEKANHFDLLLVTDDENSHYVYISNFSRLIRSQKTGHEERVVFCKKCFTSFDDRRHKYKLSGREALTQHKLICGAHKPILPVMPKEGECLRFEAWRNTQRHPIVIYADFETLLVKTDEVKGKNTKIVHKHEAMSYGLIVKASNDVPAELLARYEIPTEPILYRGSESRRDVARHFVETVSEIALKTEKLLKTNIPINMSADDIQVHEAATHCNLCKIEFTPPSEVLYRKTADHCHLTGKYRQALCNVCNQKLQTPVFVPCYFHNLSNYDAHLIVTELGYDTQTIRVIPNSEEKYISFTKYVSSKFQIRFIDTFRFMASGLSTLAKNLVTPGLENFRETAKVFTGDDMPLVTRKGVYPYEYTDSWSRLDETSLPSKRSFYSTLNESGIKEEEYTHAKEVWDHFGCKTLGEYSDLYLKIDVLLLADVFENFRDVCIKTYNLDAAHYFTAPGLSFDAMLKFTGQKLEMLSDYDMLLMFENGIRGGLVQASKRYAKANNIKTPGYDETKEKSWIVYQDCNNLYGWAMSQYMPYAGFNWVEPTLNGLDDLDDTSPIGRVYEVDISYPRNLHDHHNDLPFLPQNSVPLGSKVKKLMATFEKKKNYIIHYRSLQQAIKNGT